In Altererythrobacter aquiaggeris, the genomic stretch CAAGGCCAATGTGCTGGAAACCAGCCAGCTGTGGCGCGATGTCGTGATCGAAACCGCTGGGCAATATCCCGATGTCGCGCTCAGCCACATGTATGTCGATAATGCCGCGATGCAGCTGGTCAAGGATCCGGGCCAGTTCGATGTCATCGTGACCGGCAACCTGTTTGGCGATATTCTGTCCGATCTCGCGAGTATGTGCGTCGGCTCGATCGGCCTTCTCGCCAGTGCCTCGCTGGGGGAGCGGCAGACGCAGTTCGGAACGTTTGGCCTGTACGAGCCGATCCATGGCAGTGCGCCCGATATTGCGGGCGAGGGCAAGGCAAATCCGATCGCGACGATCCTGTCCTCCGCGATGATGCTGCGTCACAGTTTTGGACGTAAGGATGATGCCGCACGGATTGAAGCAGCGGTGGCGAAAACATTGGGCGACGGCATCCATGGCGGCGATCTGGGCGGAAGCTACGGCACGGTCGCAATTGGCGACGCGGTGCTGGAGCGGCTGTAAATTCTCGACCTGGCGATCATCCTGCCCACGTTGAACGAGCGCGGCAATATCGCGCCGCTGGTTGCGCGGCTTGATGCGGCGCTAGTGGGACTTCGCTGGGAAGCGATTGTGGTTGATGACAACAGTGCTGATGGCACCGCCGAAGCGGTTCGCAAGCTGGCGCAGCGTGATCGGCGGATCAGAGTGATCGAACGGTTTGGCAGGCGCGGATTGGCTTCAGCCGCAATCGAGGGAATGTGCGCCACCGCAGCGCCATTCGTTGCGGTCATGGATGCGGACCACCAGCACGATCCCGCGGTGCTGAGAGCGATGCTGGAAAGCGTGCGCGAAGGTCATGCGGAAGTGGCAATTGGCTCGCGTTTTGCCGAAGGCGCGGATGCCGATGGTTTGGCGGACACCGCGCGGCAAAGAGTATCCGTTCTGGCCAACGCGTTGGCGCGGCGCATCACTGGCACCAGACTGACCGACCCGATGAGCGGATTTTTTCTGTTACGGACGGACTTGGCGCGCAATCTGGCGCCGCGACTGTCAGGCCTCGGATTCAAGATTTTGCTCGATATTCTCGCCGCCGCGCCTGCCCCGCTACGCGTGAGCGAATTTCCGATCCGCTTCGGTGAACGGCTGTCTGGGGCCAGCAAGCTCGACCGCGCAGTTGCGTTCGAATTTCTGGTGGGAATTTACGACCGTCTGTTCGGCCGGGTCATCCCCACCCGTTACGCGCTGTTCGGCACAGTAGGCGCGCTGGGAGTGCTCGTGCACCTTGCTGTGCTGGGGATGGTTTTTCGCTTCGCTGGCGAAGGTTTCGCAATGTCCCAGGGGATTGCCGTGTTGGCGGCGATGACCTTCAATTTTTGGCTTAATAACTGGCTGACCTACCGTGACCAGCGGTTGAGCGGTTTTGGCGCGTTGTTCAGGGGCTGGTTGGGGTTTTGCGCCGCGTGTTCGGTGGGGGCATTCGCCAATGTTGCGGCAGCCAGCCTGCTCGAGGCCCGAGGGGTATATTGGGCGCTAGCCGCTCTGACAGGGATCATGCTGGGGTCAGTCTGGAATTATGCGCTGTCGAGCCGTTTTGTGTGGGGCAGGTTCCGCTAGATCCAGCTGTCGAACCATGTCCAGTTTTTGAAACTGCCAGGACCTGCCAGAGCAGCCGCGGTCAGAATCGGATAGAAATATCCGAAAATTGCCGCGCTGGACGCCAAAACAACTGGTCCAGGCCAGACTTGCCCACGCTTCCACGTTTCGCCGAGAACCAATGCCAATGCAGCGAGCAAAAAACAGCTCGGAAGGAAAAAGTGGTAGTAAAACTGGACGGGTTTCGCCGCGATAATCCAGAAGCCGAAGCTTACAGCGAAGAGCACGGCCACCGCCAGTGCATCGCGGCGGCCGCGGAAAATCCCGACCCAAGCGCACCAGAGCAATGCTGGCAAACCGAGCAGCATCGTCAGCGGATTACCGATCAGCATCACGCCTCTTTGCGCGCCATCGACCGGATCCCACAAATACCAGATTGCGCGGCGGTTGATGATCCAGTCCTCCCAATTGCTTTGGTAAGGATGCGCGCCTTTGACGCCTTGTTGCAGATCGAGAATGACGTGCTGGAACGCGATAAGATCGTCCGGCGAGACGGCGTCCTTTGCATAGAAAAATGCAGGGATGAACGTGGCCGCATACACTGCCAGCGGTAAAATTCCCAGCCACACCGCAGCCTCCGGCAATCCGACGCCCGGAACGGGTGCGCCGCGCGTGTTCAACAGCCGGGAGAAGCCGCAAGCTTGCCAGCGAATGACCAGAAACGAGATGCCCGGCAGTATAGCCAGCGCGGCGGCGTTCCACTTCGATCCCATCGCCAGACCTAGCGCAGCGCCTGCAACAGCCAGCCGCAGCCTGCCATTTTCGGGTTCCCGAATGGCTTTGGCAAACTGCCATAGGGCGATCAGGCAAAACGCCACCATGAAAACATCGAGCATGGCAATGCGCGCATGGATGATCAGGTGGAAACCCGTGGCGAGCAAAATTCCGAGCGCGATTGTGGCAAACCGGTCACAACTGCCAAACCAGAGCGCGCGCATTGCGGCATAAAGAGCAACCGATCCCGCTATCGCCGAAATTATCCTCCAGCCGATCGCATTGTCGCCAAACAAGACAATGCCGAGCGCGATCAATTGCTTGCCGAACAAAGGGTGTTCGCGATTGAGCGGCTCGGACAATTCGAGGATAGCCCGCGCGGCAGGCAGATAGTGCACCTCGTCAAAATATGGCGTGGTCGGAATCCCGAGCCGGATGAGCGTCAGGCCAAAAAACAACAACGCCAGCATCCGGCACCAGCCAAGCGGGTCGGCAGGTCTGGCAGGCGCTTGGCTCATCGCAGACGAGCGATAGGTGGCGTGCGGTGTCGCGGCAAGCAGATAGCGCGATTCAGCCGAGCGGATGCCCAAACCGACGAATTGTTCAGTCTTGTGCAATGTTCCAGCGGAGAAGGGCGTACATTCCATCGTAATGCGGAACTTTTCGTTTCCGCGTTGGTTAGGTCATTGAATATCATGAAAGAAGGTCGCACTATGAAACTTAAATCACTCACTCTCGCAACCGCATCCGCTGCGCTTGCACTCGCTCCTGTTGCTGCGCAAGCCGCTTCGTCGGATCGTTCGGCTGCACCCTCCGCGCAGTCCAGCGAACTGGGCCGTCAGGGCACCATTGGTCCCGCTTTGATTGTCATCGCCCTCGCGGCTATCGGCATGGGCATCCTGCTCATTTCCGACGATGATGACGACAGCCCAGCCAGCGCCTGATCCTGCGCAGACTGCATATCGTGAAAGCGGGGCGATTTCGCCCCGCTTTTTCGTTGCCCGCCAGGTAGGACCGCCGCTAGGACCGGCGGAATGAAACAGACCACCGGCACAGATCGCTCGATAACCCGCAAATGGCGACCTGCCACACAGGCAGTACGCGGCGGCACCTGGCGCAGCGGACACGGCGAAACTTCGGAAGCTCTGTTCCTAACCAGCGGTTATACCTATCCTGATGCCGCGACAGTGGCTGCACGCTTTGCCGGTGAAGCCGAAGGGATGACCTATTCGCGGCTTCAGAACCCCACTGTCGCGATGCTGGAGGAACGCATCGCCCTGCTGGAAGGTGCAGAGGCGTGCCGCACACAGGCCAGCGGCATGGCGGCGATGACAGCGGCGCTGTTGTGTCAGCTATCCGCCGGCGATCATTTGGTTGCGGCCAAGGCGGCATTTGGTTCGTGCCGCTGGCTGGTGGACGAACTTTGCCCGCGCTTCGGGATCCAAACCACCACGATCGACAGCCGCGACAATACCGCGTGGGAGGCTGCGATCCGGCCCAATACCAAGGTATTCTTCTTCGAAACGCCCGCCAATCCGACGATGGATATTGTCGATATGGAATATGTCTGCGCGCTGGCGACGGCGCATGGGATCACCAGCGTGGTCGATAATGCCTTTGCCACCAGCGCGCTGCAACGTCCGTTGGAATTCGGCGCCGATGTTGTGGCATACAGCGCGACCAAGATGATGGACGGGCAGGGCAGAGTGCTTGCCGGCGCAGTCTGCGGATCGGAAGAATTCATCAACGAAATGCTGCTGCCGTTCCAGCGCAACACGGGGCCGAATTGCGCTCCGTTTAACGCTTGGGTTGTTCTGAAAGGGCTGGAAACGCTAAGCCTGCGCGCGAACCAGCATAGTGTTAATGCACTAGTGGTCGGCAAATTTATCGAGGAACGCGTGCGGAAAAGCGGCGGACAGATGCTGCATCCCGGCTTGCCCGGCTACGCCCAGCACGACCTCGCGATGAAGCAAATGGACAGCTGCGGCCCGATCTTCAGCTTTATCCTCGATGGCGGACGGGTCCAGGCGCACGCTTTACTTGATGGTCTGGAACTGATCGACATCAGCAACAACATAGGCGACGCCCGGAGCCTGATGTGCCATCCCGCCAGCACCACTCACGCCGGCCTAAGCGAGGAAGCGCGGCTGGATATGGGCGTGGTCGAGGGAATGCTGCGGATTAACGTAGGGCTTGAGGATGTGCAGGACTTGATCGAGGACCTGGACGCGGCGCTCAAGGGCGCTGGAATATAGCTTAACGGGTTAGCTTGTATGTCGCACCTGCTCGGGCAAAAGCGGATCTAGAATACTTGGTCCCGCAAACCCAGCCATTTGCCCATCCAGAAACACCATCATGGTGAAGGCCGCGCTAGCAGTCAGATGGCAGAGAAAATCCACCGCAAAACCGTATTTCATCACGCGGCTTGACCAGACGGTCAACGCGAGCAGAGGAAATACGAAGATCAGAGGGACAACCCACCATTCGAGGTTGAGGAACAGGCTGACGCGGGCTTCGTCGTTGGGAATTGCAATTCCGCTCATCACCATCGCCAGAAAGCGTTGCATGAAGGCTACGAATATCAGTTCATAGCCCACCACAACATGCGTCATCTCATCCAGCAACATGGTCACGATATTTATCGCAAACATCGCTATGTAAAACGATATTTTTGGCTTGGCTGGCACAGCCGCTCCTCCGGCTTGCTGTATTATTCGAATGCTACAGCAAGGCAAGGACGGTACAACCCTAGCTGTTCTTCATATTCTCCAGCCCTTTGATGCCTCCGGCCTTCTGGCTGGGCTGCGAAGCGTTGGTTTTGACCTTTTCGGCCTTGGGCTTGCGGACTTCGCGTTTCGATTTTTGCTGTGATTTGGCCATTTTGTGTTCCTTCATAGGCGAAGTGAAAGTGAGGCTGCTCAGGATTCGCGTACCTTAACCGGCGCTGGGCATGCATGTTATGGGCGCAATTGCCGGTCAATGTAAGCGTGGTGTCGGTCTCGCGGTTGTGCATTGCAGCATAATTGACTAGGGAGCGCGCTCCCATTTCCATGCCGCGCGCGGGTTTTGCTGCGCGGCCCAATCCGTAGGTATTTCAATGTTCGACCGTGCAGCCGCGAAACGCGACTGGCTGGGCCAGCCACGCGCCGACATTTTGGCCGGTATTGTTGTTGCGCTGGCACTGATCCCCGAAGCAATCGGCTTTTCGATCATTGCCGGGGTCGATCCCAGCGTCGGTTTGTATGCATCGGTCGCAATTGCGATGATTATTGCCTTTACCGGAGGCCGCCCGGGAATGATCTCGGCAGCAACTGCTGCGGTGGCGGTTGTGGTGATCCCGCTGGTGCGCGATCACGGGGTCGAATATTTGTTCGCCGCGACGATACTGATGGGCATCATCCAGGGCATTGCCGCTTTGTTGCGGCTCGATCTGCTGATGCAGTTTGTTTCACGTTCGGTGATAACAGGCTTTGTCAACGCATTGGCAATATTGATCTTCATGGCCCAGCTGCCCCAGCTTGATCCGCGCGCCGACGGGGTAAGCTGGATCACCTATGCGATGGTGCTGGGCGGGTTGGCAGTCATCTATCTGCTACCGCGCATAACCAAAGCCGTGCCATCGCCGCTGGTCGCCATCCTGATCCTGTCCGCAATTGCGATCGGCTTTGGCGTGCCGGTCAACACGGTTGGCGACATGGGCGCCCTGCCTGACGGTTTGCCGGGGCTGCATTGGCCCGATGTCCCCCTGACGATGGCAACATTCTGGATCATCCTGCCATTTTCGCTGACGATGGCCGCGGTCGGTCTGCTGGAATCGCTGCTGACCGCGCAGATTGTCGACGATCTGACGCATACCGACAGCAACAAGCAGCGCGAGACCGCCGGTCAGGGTGTCGCCAATATCGTCGCGGCCATGTTTGGCGGGATGGGCGGGTGCGCGATGATCGGACAATCGGTGATCAATTACACCAGCGGCGGGCGCGGGCGTCTGTCGAGCTTTGTCGCGGGCGCAACCTTGCTGTTTCTGTTGGCGGTGCTTGGCCCGCTGGTCGGCAGCATTCCGATGCCTGCACTGGTCGCGGTGATGATCATGGTTTCGATCGGGACATTCAGCTGGAATTCCATCGCGAACCTGCGGCGGCATCCGCCCGCAAGTTCGCTGGTGATGCTGGCCACCGTGGTAACGGTGGTCTGGACGCATGATCTGGCAATCGGTGTGCTGGTCGGCGTGCTACTTTCGGGTATGTTCTTTACCGATAAGGTGCGCAATATGTTCAAAGTGGAGCGTATCCGCCGCCCGCATAGCGCAGTTTACACCGTCACGGGTCAGATTTTCTATGCCTCGGTTGACCGGTTTGTTCGCGCATTGGGCCCTGAAAGCGAATATGATGACGCCGCGCATCACGTGGTGATCGACGTGAGCAAGGCGCATTTCTGGGATATTTCCGCCATCGGAGCGCTGGACAAGGCCGTGGACCGGATGCGCCGCAATGGCCGGCACGTGCGGGTGGTCGGGATAAATTCGGCAAGCGCCGATCTGGTTGACCGGTTTGCCCTCGAGGACCGTATGGGGCTCGAAACCGGCCTGGCTCCGCATTGAGCGTTAGAGCCGGTCCATTCTGAGCAATTCACCGCTACCCTGCCAGATACGCCCGAGCACAGCTTCGGCGGCTTGCGCTTCCTTGAGATTACCCAGTTTGCGTTCTGCTTTGGCAAGCCCGTAAAGCGCCCAGCCATTGTTGGGTGTGTAGAACAGCGTCTCGCGGAAAGTCCTGGCGGACCCGGCATAATCACCCGCGGCATACAATGCGGCGCCCAGCGACTGGCTGACCGGATAATACCAATAGGCGGGTTCGGTGTAAGGAATGGTCCGCTCGATCTTGCTTGCCGCGCGGTAGTGATCTGCCGCTTCGCCAAACCGGCCCTCAGCATATGACTGGCGGCCGCGCGCCACATGCGCGGCGATGGCAATCAAATCGTCCGCGGGAAACCCGCCTTCCGCCATTTCGGCAAATACCGGCGATCCCGCAGCACTATCGAGAGCCGCAATTTCAGTGTTGAACCCGGCGTTGTCGCCGGCACGCGCATAAGCCACAGCGCGTGTATAGCGCCGCATCGCTTCGACATAATCCAGCGATGATGGCTCGGCGTTGAGCGCAAGAATTGCCGCCGGGCTACCATACTGGGCCTGCGCAAACATCGGGGCCGCGTGGATTGCCTGCACCCATGGCAAGGCGCGCGCGATGTCTTCGTTGAGAATTGCCGCCAGCCTTTCGCTTTCACTGGCCGTCGTTCGCACCGCACCGATCATCTGGGCAGATGTCAGCAGAAAATGCACATTGTGCGGATAATATCCAAAGCGGTACAACCCGTCATCGCCAACCTTTGCGAGATATTCCTCATCCGCTCGGGCCGCCGCGATATTGACCTTCATCGAATCCGCATACCGGCCGGCGCGGTGATAGATGTGCGCAGGCATGTGCACCAGGTGGCCAAGCGGTTTCGGGCCACTGTCACGCAACCGGTCCGCCGCATCTTCCGCGACTTTCGGGTTGCTGCTGTTTTCCATCAAATGGATGTAGAGATGCGATGCCTGCGGGTGCTGCGGGCTGCGTGCCATGACTTTTTCGATCAGCCCGATCGCGGCTGCGATCTGCGGGCGCGCCTTGCCGGTTTCGGGGTCCCAATAATCCCATGGCGTAGTGTTCATGGCCGATTCGGCCGCGAGCACCAGCAGATCATCATGATCGGGGAAACGCCCGGCCAACGCGATCATCGCCTCCGAGTATTTGGCTTCGAGAGTGGGCCGGTCGGCGGCCAGATCATCGGGGAAACGAATGGCCTGCGCTGCTATCAAGCCCTGTTCCAGCGGTGTGAGGCCGTCACTCAGCCTGACCGCTTGCTTGATGGCAGCAATCGCGGCGCGGTTCTGGTCTTCGGTCATCCCGGCATTGATATTCATGCCATGCGCCATCGCCTCTCCCCACCAGCACATGGCGCATTGCGCCGATAGCGCTTTTGCCGCGCGGAAGGACCGGATGGCAGCGGCGTGATTAAACCCGAATGTGAGTGCGATCGCCTGATCGAAAAAGGCGCGTTCGTTGCCGTTCAGGCCGGTGGCTGGAAGATCGGATTGAGCAAGCCCGCTGATGATCTGGATAGGCGCATTTTCGCCCGGCTGCATGGCTGCCATGTTCGTTGCCAGTTTCAGGCGGCTGTCCAGCGTCGCAGCACCAGCATCAAACCCCCGGCAAGCATCCCGGCCCGCACGGGTGGGATCTAGCGCCAACAATGCCGCGTCAGTAAGGGCTGAGTCTTGCGGCGCTTGGCCGGCGCCGTGTGCAAAGCCGGCTGCCGCCAGCAATGCGGGGATCGTAATTGTCTTCAACATCTGTTTGTCCTCGTACCAGGCGACCCGAGGAGATTGAGCAGCGTTATATACCACAGTCAGGATGACCTTCCAAAATCTGCAGTCGTAGGTTCGAAGCAGTTGGGGGCATTACCAACCGATGCCCTTGTCTGCGCGGCGCAGGCCGATTAGGTTCTGGTACTATGAAGGAATTGTTCCAGCACGCCGCGATTACGCAAGGTATCACTGTCAGGGTGGCGGTCAGCTTTCTGCCCGAACAGTCGCAAATCGAAAGTGGCAAATGGTTCTGGGTTTATCATATCCGGATCGAAAACGGCAGCGACCAGCCGGTGCAGCTGCTCACGCGGCATTGGCGGATTACCGACGGGCGCGGAATGGTGAACCATGTCGAAGGCGAAGGTGTAGTGGGCGAACAGCCGGTAATCGCGCCGGGCGCCGCACATGATTATGTATCCGGCTGCCCGCTGACCACGCATATGGGGTCGATGGAGGGGCACTATACCTTTAGCCGCGCTGATGGCTCCTTGATGGAAGCGGCCATTCCGCAATTTCCGCTTGCCGCACCCGCGACAGCGGATTGACCGTATCGCCGTGGGGGCCACATCACTGACCGGCGCGTTACAATGGCAATGAACGAAGATGTCGCCCGTCAATTCTATCTGGTACGTGCTGTTGAACGTGAGGACGCCGGCCACATCCTGCTGACCCGTGAAGACCGCGAACAAGCCGATCTGGCCGCGCGTGCGGAAGTTGGCGAAAAAAGCAGCAGGAAAGCACCGGAGGCATATCTGGCTGCCCGTGCGCGCTTCGCTGCTGCGCGGCTGTCTGCCCGAAATCCGGCGGTTGCGCGCGCGCTAAAGGGTATGAAATGGCCTGACTGGCTATCCGTCGGCCTGCCACTTTTCGGATTGTTTCTGGGATTGCTTACCAACGAACTTGGTAACGGAAGCAGGCTCAATCTTCTGGCATTTCCTTTGATCGGCGCAATCGCCTGGAACCTGTTCGTTTATATCGGTATCCTGATCGCCGCGGTCACGCGCCGCCGAAAGGCCCCGGGCGGTATGCTGTCCAGCCTGTTCAGGCGGATCGCCGGATTGGGAAATATCAGCGCCGACCAGGGCGGCCCGCTGGCCCGCGGTCTGGCGCGGTTTGCCGCCGACTGGACCGATGCCGCCGGACATCTGACCGCGCATCGCAGCGCGCGCACATTGCATATCGCGGCGGCCATGTTTGCGCTTGGCCTGATTGCGGGCATTTTCCTGCGCGCATTGGCGTTCGAATATCGGGCAGGGTGGGAAAGCACATTTATCGGCCCGGACACTGTCCATTTGATATTATCGTTCATCCTGTGGCCTGCCAGCCTGCTGACCGGTGTCGAGATCCCCGACGTTGGCACTATCGCCGAACTTCGCTGGACGGGGGCGCCGGGCGAGGGCGCAAATGCCGGCCCGTGGATTATCCTCTACACCGCCATCGCGCTCATTTTCATCATTGTGCCGCGCCTGCTGCTTGCGGCATTCTCGGCGGCGCGAACGGGCGTTGCAGCACGCCGTATCGCAATTCCGGGGCGCGATGATTTTTACGTCCGCAAACTGATGCGCGCATTTGGCGGGGCAGCGGGCGGTGTGCGCGTGACAGCCTATGCCTATCATCCGGCGGAAGATGCCCGCCAAAAGCTGGCGGCGATTTGTACGGAGGCACTTGGCGACACTGTTCGCCTGCAGTTTGACCCGCCGGTCGATTACGGCGCGGAAGAAAGCTGGCTCGCCGATGCCGCCGCGCGCGAACAGGATGATCACCACATCATTCTGTTCACCCTGTCTGCCACACCGGAAAACGAAAATCATGGCGAGTTCGTGAAGGGGATCAGGCAATTGGCAGGCAGCGGTCAAAGTGTGACCGCAATAGTGGACGAGAGTGCGTTCCGCGCGCATTTTGCCGGTCAAACGGGGCTGGAAGATCGCATCAAAAGTCGCACCGCCGCGTGGCAGGAAGTTATCCGCAACGCCGGTGCCGCGCCGCTGCTGATAGATCTGGCGACCGCCGATCCGGCGGCGGAGCGTGAGCGGATCGAGGCGGCCATGGTGCAAAACAGCTCGCTTGCGGGGCAAGGCTGATGGACGATACCCCGCTTCAAACCGGCACAAGTACGGGCACGGGCACGGGTAGCGGCACAGGTAGCGGCACCACAATCAACCTGAGCCTCGTCTCGCACACCAATGCCGGCAAAACCACGCTGGCACGCACGCTGCTGGGCCGCGATATCGGCGAGGTCCGTGATGCCGCGCATGTTACCGATATCGCCAGTGGCCACGTGCTGGTGCAATCGGGCGATGATACGTTGATGCTGTGGGACACGCCCGGCTTTGGCGATACCGCGCGCTTGCTGTCCCGCCTGCGGATGACCGGCAATCCGATCGGCTGGATGTTGACGCAGGTGTGGGACCGTTGGCGCGAACGGCCACTCTGGTCCAGCCAGCAGGCCGTCAAAAACGCCCGCGAGCAGGCCGATGTCATCTTGTATCTGGTCAATGCAGCGGAAGACCCCGCCGCTGCGCCCTATGTCGCGCTGGAAATGGAAGTGCTGGCCTGGATTGGCAAGCCCGTCCTCCTGCTGCTCAACCAGATGGGGCCGCCCAAGGAAAATGTCGCCGCAGACCTGCGCCGCTGGGAAAGTCATGTCGGCGAATATGCGGAAGTGGCGGGCGCGTTGCCGCTTGACGCTTTTGCCCGTTGCTGGGTCCAGGAAGGCGCGTTGCTGGCGCGGGTCGCGCCTTTGCTTGCGCCGGAAAAACAGCCGGCAATGGCCGGTCTGGCCGCGCGCTGGATGGAACTGAACCGGGCGCGCTTCGAAGCATCGATGGAAGCGTTGGCCAAACCATTGGCGCAGGCGCTGGCCGACCGCGAACCCGTGCCGACCGGCGATTGGGTCGATCAACTCGGTGCAACGCTGAAGGCCGGAAAGGGTGGCAACCGCGAAGCGCGCAAGGCGATGGAGGCGTTATCGCATCGGCTTGCCGAAGGAACCGGCACCTCGACCAGCGAACTTATCCGCCTCCACGGCCTGGACGGCAGGGCTACGCGCAAAGTGCTCGAACGCCTGGGCGACGATTACAAGCAAAGCGAAAAGGCTTCGGAAGGATTTTCCGCAGTTCTGGGCGGCTTGATGTCAGGCGCGGTCACCGGACTCGCTGCAGACGTCATGGCCGGCGGCCTGACGCTGGGCGGCGGGCTGATTGTGGGCGGAATTCTCGGCGCGCTCGGCGCAGGCGGAATCGCGCACGGTATCAATTTGGCCAAGGGCGAGGAGGGATCAAGCGTCCGCTGGTCAGAAAAGTTTTTCAAAAGCCTGTATGGTGCAGCCCTGCTGCGCTATCTCGCAGTCGCGCATTTCGGGCGGGGACGCGGTGAATGGGAAGAGGGTGAGCATCCGCAATTCTGGCTCGAATTTGTCGATAGCGAGGTCGAACGACAAGGCAGCGCGCTGGCCAGCCTTTACGCCAAAGGCAAGCGCACCGAACCAGGCGAACTTGAAAGCGATCTGGTTACACTATTGAAACAGAGTGGCGAGCGTCTGCTGCAGCGGCTTTATCCCGGTGCCCTGACCGGGGTTGTAACAGCTTCGACATCAGACTGATCTCTTTGTTGCACCGCAGTTCTGCTCAGCCTAAACGCCTGCGCCTATGAAGCGCACCCATCTGCCCCTGAACGCCCTGCGTGTATTCGATGCTGCTGCCCGGCACCTCAGTTTTACGCGCGCGGCTGACGAACTGGCAGTGACGCCCGCTGCCGTAGGTCAGCAAATCCGCGCATTGGAAGATCACCTCGGGACCGTGCTGTTTCGCCGTACACCGCAAGGGCTGGAACTGACTGACGAGGGTATCGCCGGACTGGATCCGCTGCGCGAGGGGTTTCTGCGGTTTGAAGAAAGCGTGCAGAACATGCAGTCGGGTCAGGCATCCGACCGATACACAATCGCTGCGCCGCGCGAATTCTATGCCCAGTGGCTGGCCTCGCGGCTGGCGAAGTTTCAGGCGCAAAATCCGGAGGCGCGGTTCCAGCTGGTAGCTGACGATAACGCCGATTTCACCGAAGCAAACCTGGACTGCGCGTTCCGCATGGTCGATGGTCCGGGCGATCTCGAGGGGGTGGAGGTGGCCAAGGCCTGCCGGGTAACAGTGGCTGCGCCGGGCGCTCCCGAAGTGTGGATCGGATGGCCACAGGGCGAGCCGCCAGACGGCGAAAACACGGTGCTTCAAGTAGCCAACGCAGGACAGGCTCTGTCGTCTGCAATGGCAGGAATGGGCCGTGCGATATTGCCGGCTCCGCTGGTCGAGGAGGCGATCGCGGCCAGCCGTCTTGAACGGATCGCCGGACCGGAAGAATGCCGTTTGGCGTATTGGCTTGTCGCTCCGCGCCCGCAATGGCGCCAAACCAAGATCAGGGCACTGGCGGCGTTTCTTTCGGACAATTGACCATGGATACACCTGTTCTGCAGACCGAACGCCACTATTTACGCCCCATCGAAATTGGCGATGTCGAAGCATTCT encodes the following:
- a CDS encoding GTPase domain-containing protein, with amino-acid sequence MDDTPLQTGTSTGTGTGSGTGSGTTINLSLVSHTNAGKTTLARTLLGRDIGEVRDAAHVTDIASGHVLVQSGDDTLMLWDTPGFGDTARLLSRLRMTGNPIGWMLTQVWDRWRERPLWSSQQAVKNAREQADVILYLVNAAEDPAAAPYVALEMEVLAWIGKPVLLLLNQMGPPKENVAADLRRWESHVGEYAEVAGALPLDAFARCWVQEGALLARVAPLLAPEKQPAMAGLAARWMELNRARFEASMEALAKPLAQALADREPVPTGDWVDQLGATLKAGKGGNREARKAMEALSHRLAEGTGTSTSELIRLHGLDGRATRKVLERLGDDYKQSEKASEGFSAVLGGLMSGAVTGLAADVMAGGLTLGGGLIVGGILGALGAGGIAHGINLAKGEEGSSVRWSEKFFKSLYGAALLRYLAVAHFGRGRGEWEEGEHPQFWLEFVDSEVERQGSALASLYAKGKRTEPGELESDLVTLLKQSGERLLQRLYPGALTGVVTASTSD
- a CDS encoding LysR family transcriptional regulator, with protein sequence MKRTHLPLNALRVFDAAARHLSFTRAADELAVTPAAVGQQIRALEDHLGTVLFRRTPQGLELTDEGIAGLDPLREGFLRFEESVQNMQSGQASDRYTIAAPREFYAQWLASRLAKFQAQNPEARFQLVADDNADFTEANLDCAFRMVDGPGDLEGVEVAKACRVTVAAPGAPEVWIGWPQGEPPDGENTVLQVANAGQALSSAMAGMGRAILPAPLVEEAIAASRLERIAGPEECRLAYWLVAPRPQWRQTKIRALAAFLSDN